The Streptomyces spororaveus genome includes a region encoding these proteins:
- a CDS encoding phosphotransferase family protein has protein sequence MATAPRPRTSTREPEELGRRLAAWLGARLPGARVTNVRVPGSNGMSSETLLFDIEHPDTPLRACALRLAADPAAYTVFPTYDMPRQHRVMSLVAEHTDLPVPRVQWLEEDPGPLGAPFFVMARAEGRVPPDVMPYTYEGNWLHAATDAERAALQEASVSLLARLHDQFPSKEAEFLLPDGEGTPLRRHVDAQRAYYSWVVGGLAPSPLIERAFARLEELWPRDEGPAVLNWGDARIGNVIYDGFTPVAVLDWEMAAYAPREVDLGWTVYLHRFFQDLTVGFGQPGLPDFLRREDLERRYAELTGHTPRDMEFHTLYAALRHGIVMLRIAYRQAHFGEVEVPADPDSLILHHAALTAMVQGTYWQG, from the coding sequence ATGGCCACCGCACCACGTCCGCGCACCTCCACCCGGGAGCCCGAGGAGCTCGGCCGCCGCCTCGCCGCCTGGCTGGGCGCCAGGCTCCCCGGCGCGCGCGTCACCAACGTCCGCGTCCCCGGATCCAACGGGATGTCCAGCGAGACCCTGCTGTTCGACATAGAGCACCCCGACACCCCGCTGCGGGCCTGCGCGCTGCGCCTCGCCGCTGACCCGGCCGCCTACACCGTCTTCCCGACGTACGACATGCCGCGCCAGCACCGCGTGATGAGTCTGGTGGCCGAGCACACGGACCTGCCCGTCCCGCGCGTGCAGTGGCTGGAAGAGGATCCGGGGCCGCTGGGGGCGCCGTTCTTCGTGATGGCCCGCGCGGAGGGCCGGGTGCCGCCCGACGTCATGCCCTACACCTACGAGGGCAACTGGCTGCACGCCGCCACCGACGCCGAGCGTGCCGCCCTCCAGGAGGCGAGCGTCTCGCTGCTGGCCCGGCTGCACGACCAGTTCCCGTCCAAGGAGGCGGAGTTCCTCCTCCCCGACGGCGAGGGCACCCCGCTGCGCCGGCACGTGGACGCCCAACGGGCCTACTACTCCTGGGTGGTGGGCGGGCTCGCCCCGTCCCCGCTCATCGAGCGGGCGTTCGCCCGTCTGGAGGAGCTGTGGCCGCGGGACGAGGGCCCCGCCGTGCTCAACTGGGGCGACGCCCGGATCGGCAACGTCATCTACGACGGCTTCACACCGGTGGCCGTACTGGACTGGGAGATGGCGGCGTACGCCCCGCGCGAGGTGGACCTCGGCTGGACCGTCTACCTGCACCGGTTCTTCCAGGACCTCACGGTCGGTTTCGGCCAGCCAGGCCTGCCGGACTTCCTGCGCCGCGAGGACCTGGAGCGCCGGTACGCCGAACTCACCGGCCACACCCCGCGGGACATGGAGTTCCACACCCTCTACGCGGCCCTGCGGCACGGGATCGTGATGCTGCGCATCGCCTACCGGCAGGCCCACTTCGGCGAGGTCGAGGTCCCGGCGGACCCGGACAGCCTGATCCTGCACCACGCCGCCCTGACGGCCATGGTGCAGGGAACGTACTGGCAGGGGTAG
- a CDS encoding Lrp/AsnC family transcriptional regulator — translation MEELDRQIVDLLVRDGRMSYTDLGKATGLSTSAVHQRVRRLEQRGVIRGYAAVVDPEAVGLPLTAFISVKPFDPSAPDDIADRLAGVPEIEACHSVAGDENYILKVRVATPLELEDLLGRLRALAHVSTRTTVVLSTPYEARPPRV, via the coding sequence ATGGAGGAGCTGGACCGCCAGATCGTGGATCTGCTCGTGCGGGACGGGCGGATGAGCTACACGGATCTGGGCAAGGCCACGGGACTGTCCACGTCGGCAGTCCATCAGCGAGTACGACGTCTGGAGCAGCGCGGGGTCATCCGCGGCTATGCGGCCGTGGTCGATCCGGAGGCCGTCGGCCTGCCGCTGACCGCGTTCATCTCGGTCAAGCCCTTCGACCCTAGTGCCCCGGACGACATCGCGGACCGGCTGGCCGGCGTCCCCGAGATCGAGGCCTGCCACAGCGTCGCGGGCGATGAGAACTACATCCTGAAGGTGCGCGTCGCCACCCCCCTGGAGCTGGAAGACCTCCTGGGCCGCCTGCGGGCCCTCGCCCACGTCTCGACGCGCACGACGGTCGTCCTGTCCACCCCCTACGAGGCGCGCCCGCCCCGCGTCTGA